Proteins encoded by one window of Electrophorus electricus isolate fEleEle1 chromosome 17, fEleEle1.pri, whole genome shotgun sequence:
- the stc1l gene encoding stanniocalcin 1, like, with amino-acid sequence MLPKFGLGIFLVLAVSAFESYQYSPVQRRVRFSANSPSEVARCMSSAPQVGCSTFACLENSTCDTDGMHDICNIFFHTAAVFNTEGKTFVKESIKCIANSITSKVFQTIRRCTSFQKMIAEVQEECYSKLDICAVARSNPDAIGEVVQVPRHFPNRFYSTLLQSLMECDEDTVEVVRSGLVARLSPNMATIFKLLQKKPCPQDLNSGQAGIDGHEGFRWPIFKIQSSLHNSDPNHLFAKKRSVEDKTLNQ; translated from the exons ATGCTACCAAAATTTGGACTTGGCATTTTCCTTGTCCTGGCTGTATCTGCCTTTGAATCATATCAGTATTCACCTGTGCAGAGAAGGGTTCGTTTCTCAGCCAACAGTCCAT CGGAAGTTGCTCGCTGTATGAGCAGTGCTCCGCAAGTGGGGTGCAGCACATTTGCCTGCTTGGAGAATTCCACCTGTGACACTGATGGTATGCATGACATCTGCAACATCTTCTtccacacagcagctgttttcAATACAGAg GGTAAAACTTTTGTGAAAGAGAGCATCAAGTGCATTGCCAACAGCATCACCTCCAAGGTTTTTCAGACCATTCGGCGCTGTACCAGTTTCCAGAAAATGATTGCTGAGGTGCAAGAGGAATGTTATAGCAAGCTGGACATCTGTGCAGTGGCCCGCTCCAACCCTGATGCCATTGGGGAAGTGGTCCAGGTGCCTAGACATTTTCCAAACAG GTTCTACAGCACTCTCCTACAGAGCCTAATGGAGTGTGATGAAGACACTGTAGAGGTTGTTCGGTCTGGGCTTGTGGCTAGACTAAGCCCTAATATGGCAACCATTTTCAAACTGCTGCAGAAGAAGCCATGTCCCCAGGACCTAAACTCTGGGCAGGCTGGTATAGATGGCCACGAAGGTTTTCGCTGGCCCATATTCAAGATCCAATCTAGCCTGCATAACAGCGATCCAAATCATCTCTTTGCCAAGAAACGTTCAGTTGAAGATAAAACACTGAATCAATAG